Proteins from one Porites lutea chromosome 3, jaPorLute2.1, whole genome shotgun sequence genomic window:
- the LOC140930766 gene encoding uncharacterized protein translates to MTSFKDARNLLLESYNDGIIDDDEFILLYEGNFSKNPEFPYEDYERFDLNAMDETECKAEFRFTKSEIPRLAEALDIPGTFFCHQGTTAPGIEGLCLVLRRLTYPCRYSNLIPRFGRPVPELSMIYNIVLDYIYNTHGHRISQWNHTILDPVSLERYAEAVYDKDAALDNCIGFIDGTVRPICRPGELQRVVYNGHKRVHALEFQSFTLPNGMIANMYGPLEGRKHDAGMLADSGLLNDLQRFAFSTTGQPMCLYGDPAYPLRIHLQAPFRNAVLTPAMQAFNSSMSAVRESVEWLFGDIVNYFKFMDFHKNLKIGLSSVGKMYIVSALLRNAHTCCNGNQTSEYFNLEPPTLEEYFV, encoded by the exons ATGACATCCTTTAAAGATGCTAGGAATCTTCTCCTGGAAAGCTATAACGATGGCATTATCGATGACGATGAATTTATTTTGCTGTATGAAGGAAACTTCTCGAAAAATCCAGAATTTCCATATGAAGACTACGAAAGATTCGACTTGAATGCGATGGACGAAACGGAATGCAAAGCTGAATTTCGCTTCACAAAAAGTGAAATTCCAAGACTAGCTGAAGCACTGGATATTCCTGGAACATTTTTTTGCCACCAAGGCACAACAGCTCCTGGAATAGAAGGACTATGTCTGGTGTTAAGACGACTGACTTACCCTTGTCGCTACTCAAATTTGATCCCTCGTTTCGGGCGACCAGTACCGGAGCTGAGTATGATTTACAACATCGTTTTGGATTACATTTACAACACACACGGCCACAGAATAAGCCAGTGGAACCACACAATTCTAGATCCTGTTAGTCTAGAGAGGTATGCTGAAGCAGTCTATGACAAAGATGCAGCACTGGACAACTGCATAGGATTCATAGATGGGACCGTAAGACCAATCTGTCGTCCTGGGGAATTACAAAGAGTCGTATACAATGGTCACAAGCGGGTACACGCACTAGAATTTCAATCATTTACCTTGCCCAATGGTATGATTGCAAATATGTACGGGCCTCTAG aAGGAAGAAAACACGATGCCGGTATGTTGGCAGATTCCGGACTGCTTAACGATCTACAGCGTTTTGCATTTTCTACCACTGGTCAACCCATGTGCCTTTATGGAGACCCAGCGTACCCTCTCCGTATCCACTTGCAAGCTCCTTTCAGGAACGCAGTTCTAACTCCTGCCATGCAAGCCTTCAATTCCTCCATGAGTGCTGTGCGTGAATCAGTGGAATGGCTTTTTGGGGACATTGTcaactattttaaatttatggatttccataagaatttaaaaattggtCTAAGCTCTGTGGGGAAAATGTATATTGTCAGTGCTCTCCTTCGCAATGCCCATACTTGCTGTAATGGCAATCAAACTTCAGAGTATTTTAATCTGGAGCCCCCAACCCTTGAAGAGTATTTTGTTTAG
- the LOC140930767 gene encoding uncharacterized protein produces MDARAKTTAKKTKSMKPMTWSTVHDEMLCREILVVDPFNGTKKGTVARGTRWEEVAENLNKIQQIYFKVDKRAVRDRYNLLSKELRNKLKREEKESGIETDMTEVEMALEELIEKEDAAETEQKVVENQKKVKDSQDRENAESVRKKAMERLGQTQKRKADEGENEGKKKKKRSSGSDTLNFLREKNDQVQEMQKQGLELKRQQLEVESRKQENFMQMVLNQQQQQQRQMQDFQAMMSVQTKQQNDLMIALVSKLIEKK; encoded by the exons ATGGATGCTCGCGCGAAAACCACAGCGAAGAAAACTAAATCGAT GAAGCCAATGACATGGAGTACTGTTCACGACGAAATGTTATGCCGAGAAATATTGGTTGTCGATCCATTTAATGGAACGAAAAAGGGCACGGTGGCCAGAGGAACTAGGTGGGAAGAGGTCGCcgaaaacttaaacaaaattcaGCAAATTTACTTTAAAGTCGACAAGCGGGCTGTCCGAGATCGTTACAACCTACTTTCAAAAGAGTTGAGAAATAAgttgaaaagagaagaaaaagaaagtggaaTCGAAACTGATATGACAGAAGTTGAAATGGCACTAGAGGAACTGATTGAGAAAGAAGATGCAGCCGAGACCGAGCAGAAAGTTGTTGAGAACCAGAAAAAAGTCAAGGACAGTCAAGACAGGGAAAATGCCGAGAGTGTTCGAAAGAAGGCTATGGAGAGACTGGGGCAAACGCAGAAAAGGAAGGCAGATGAGGGTGAAaacgaaggaaaaaagaagaagaaaagatcGAGCGGTAGTGACACGCTGAACtttctgagagaaaaaaatgatcagGTACAGGAAATGCAAAAACAGGGGTTGGAGTTAAAAAGACAACAGCTGGAGGTCGAGTCAAGGAAGCAAGAAAACTTCATGCAGATGGTGCTGAatcagcagcaacaacaacaaaggcaaATGCAGGATTTTCAGGCGATGATGAGTGTCCAGACAAAACAGCAGAATGATTTGATGATAGCCCTTGTTTCTAAGTTAatagagaagaaataa